From Pyrenophora tritici-repentis strain M4 chromosome 1, whole genome shotgun sequence, the proteins below share one genomic window:
- a CDS encoding RNA-binding protein (RRM domain): MAMSARGPPGAVAVSKEGIPNRTLYVRNLPDKLQKEDLKRNLYMLFATYGVILDIVALKTMKMRGQAHVVFRDVDSSTQAMRALQAFTFFGKDMQITYAKTKSDTIAKLDGTYKMPEPEREDQPEQASAQAIGFGVAPEKATC; this comes from the exons ATGGCTATGTCTGCCCGAGGCCCGCCAGGCGCTGTTGCCGTGTCAAAGGAGGGGATTCCGAACCGAAC ATTATACGTGCGCAACCTGCCCGACAAGCTGCAAAAGGAAGATCTCAAGCGCAATCTATATATGCTCTTTGCCACCTATGGCGTCATTCTCGACATTGTCGCGCTCAAGACTATGAAGATGCGCGGTCAAGCGCATGTTGTTTTCCGCGATGTCGACTCGTCAACGCAGGCAATGCGTGCTCTGCAGGCCTTCACCTTTTTCGGCAAAGACATG CAAATTACTTACGCAAAGACAAAGTCCGACACCATCGCGAAGCTGGACGGAACGTACAAGATGCCTGAACCTGAGCGGGAAGATCAGCCTGAACAAGCTTCTGCACAGGCTATCGGATTCGGCGTTGCACCTGAAAAGGCT ACCTGTTAG
- a CDS encoding Add, Adenosine deaminase — protein MCKTPLHDFLADLPKCEHHLHLEGCLSPSLLFTLAAKNNISLPTADEDATYASPETLNERYSHFTNLDDFLQYYYRGIQVLVHQEDFEMLAWEYFTTAKRDGVHHAEVFFDPQSHTERGVSFDLVVEGFNAARARAKKELGITSRLIMCFLRHMPVQSAAETMVAAVAGGHFDVKEGNKERAIAGLGLDSSEVGFRPELFVDQFREGKERGLHRTAHAGEEGDPSYISGALDTLHTERIDHGIRLIEDSELLGRVVQNKVLLTVCPLSNVCLQAVKHVSEVPIKTFLDAGVMFSINSDDPAYFGGYILSNYCAVQEAFDLSMDEWKTVAKNSIHSSWLGEGRKTELLATLDACMSKYAGNSTLSM, from the coding sequence ATGTGCAAAACACCTCTACATGACTTCCTTGCGGATCTCCCAAAATGCGAACATCATCTTCACCTGGAAGGTTGTCTCAGTCCAAGCCTCTTGTTCACACTGGCTGCAAAGAACAACATCTCTTTGCCAACAGCAGACGAAGATGCAACGTACGCGTCTCCAGAAACTCTGAACGAGCGCTACTCGCATTTCACCAACTTGGACGACTTCCTTCAGTATTACTACCGCGGCATACAGGTCCTTGTCCACCAAGAGGACTTTGAGATGCTAGCGTGGGAGTACTTCACGACGGCGAAAAGAGACGGAGTCCACCATGCAGAAGTCTTCTTTGATCCACAAAGCCATACGGAGAGGGGAGTTTCATTTGACCTGGTGGTTGAGGGATTCAATGCTGCGAGAGCGCGTGCAAAGAAAGAGCTGGGGATTACGAGTCGGTTGATCATGTGTTTCCTCCGGCATATGCCTGTTCAGTCTGCGGCGGAAACCATGGTTGCAGCTGTTGCAGGTGGCCACTTTGATGTCAAGGAAGGCAACAAAGAGAGGGCTATTGCTGGACTCGGCCTGGATTCTTCAGAGGTCGGGTTCCGTCCAGAATTGTTTGTTGATCAGTTCCGTGAGGGCAAGGAACGGGGTTTGCACAGGACAGCGCATGCGGGAGAAGAGGGCGACCCGTCGTACATTAGTGGCGCACTCGACACATTGCACACTGAGCGCATCGACCATGGAATCCGGCTCATTGAAGATTCAGAGCTCCTTGGCCGAGTAGTGCAGAATAAGGTGCTCTTGACCGTCTGTCCGTTGAGTAATGTTTGCCTACAAGCTGTGAAGCATGTCAGCGAGGTACCCATAAAGACGTTTCTGGACGCTGGTGTCATGTTCAGCATCAACAGCGACGATCCTGCGTACTTTGGCGGCTACATATTGAGCAACTATTGCGCTGTACAGGAAGCTTTTGACCTAAGCATGGACGAGTGGAAGACAGTGGCTAAGAATTCGATTCACAGTAGCTGGCTTGGAGAGGGGAGGAAGACTGAATTGCTTGCTACTCTTGACGCTTGCATGAGCAAGTATGCTGGCAATTCGACTCTGTCTATGTAG